The genomic DNA TCCTAAACCTGGAGTTCGGAGGCGCTGGCTGCCTCTGAACCCAACGCCACCAAACCTTGGGTTCAAAGGCGATGTTGTTTCCGAGTTCGATGGCGGTGACCAATCCGAACTTGGGGTTCGGAGGCGGTGGCCACTGCCTTCGCCTTCACAACCCCCTTGCTGGAGGTGCACTCTTTGCCTTCAGCCTCCAAGTTCAAACCTTCcaatcacaaaatataatgTACAAATTACCTATAAACTACTTGGTGAGATGAGGTAGATCGGGCGCAGAACAGAGAAGTGACGGTTGTAGAGAAGGGGATGGCGGCGAGTGGCTATAGAGAAGGGGATGTGCATGATGTATGGGATGTTTGGAGGATAATTTTGGAATGTAAATGgttgcaaaaaataataatagatgctatgaagagtaattattaaatttattttaattatgactGTGAAGAGTAAAAACGTGGGTCTGAATAGAATTTTCCCAACCTTAAACATATGAAGggtattttgaggaaataaaaatattttaactgtTAGTAATATCAAATTTAGTATTTGCTTAAATAAGAGTAATATGTCTAAATGAGTAGGGGCGGTGAATTAAGTAAGATGGAATAACACACATGATATCCATTAGATATCcagcctttttctttttttaataaaaagaaaaagttacaCGCAAAAGGAAGATTTGTCTTCAGAATTCTTAGAGTAGTTGCTCTAAATCATGAAGTCAGATTCTAGCAGAAAAGATTATATTgttacaaaaattgaaattgaggAGCTAATACTAAATATTTTAGATACCCTTTTGTTTAGTTGAGCTAATGCTAAATATAAATCAAGAgacataaaaatgatatttgaattaGCTACACATGACATGGGGGGTTTAAAATTGCCCCATCTTAGCTGCATATATATGGCTTTGTCATTACCTGCACATGGAggtaaaacaaaaatatgaatcaATAGGCAtaacacattaaatatttcataTGAATCAATTACTGTCTGGAGCCATTATGATAATTTTGAACATTTGAAGGGGGGAAGAGAGGCTGAGAGTACCCTTTTGTCCCATTTGATTGATCATTTGTCATCTCTGCCCAATTAGTTGTACCTGCTACaactattatatattttttgtatttatctaatattataaatccaaaattagtaattattttaaaaaggcAAAATGCTAGTCTTTGATTTgccatatttatttattttttgtgattgtGTCGAGTTCTCTGAACATGAAGGTGAACTGATAATAGCAGCACTATATATTTTGAATGGGGAATTAccaaaatagttaaataaaCAAATGAATTAGGGCCAATATATTATTAGCACTAGTCTTTGATTTGCCATATATTTATGTGCTGATTCTTGGGCTGAATTTTTCGTCTCCGCACTTTGTCCTTTcctattattatcattattattattattattactttaaaaatattttatataaatcacaaaaataTTCAATGGAAGgacaaaatgacatttttggCTGTATATGAAAACTTGAGCTTTTTTATGTCCTCCTTCCCCggcaatggcaatggcaatggcattatttttttgaaatactttttataaataaattataaaattctcTAATGTGtgttaataataacaattgttttattttaattactacATTTTTGTACAAAACTTTGTCGGCGTTTACCGTTGAAAAGAAGAGGAAACATTTTACAGAAAAATAGGAGACAATttggataaataaataaactaaaactaaaactaataATAACAAGAGTACAGGAGGGTCAAAGAGCAGTCGTATTTGGCTGTCTTCTTTCTTTCACATGGTTTTGTTGCGCCATTGCAAATTACGGAAGAAGTGGCGTGTAATGGTTGAAACCCAACGCAAGCCCTCCTCCGGTGGCTCTATCCGAAGCTACCCTTTTGATGGTTGACTCCGTTCCGATCGTCGCCGGCCGGTGAGATCTCCAGGAGctcttcgtcttcttctcaGCCACACAAACTGGTAACCTCAAAACCCTGTCTAATTTCAACTCTTCTACAGCAATGACTTCTCTTCTGTTGTTGTTTTAAAGTTTCCTTTGGTTCGCCAATTTTATGTTGAGAAAATTTCTCCTAGAAACCGATTTATAGATTTCCAGCGTACGTGTGTTGTGTTGAAGAAAGTTTGTGGGTGAATCGGGCCCAGCTGTTATCATTGCAAAATTACTGCTCTCCAGTTCCCTCTACTTGAATTGATTTcattgaaaattcttttattcCTGGATTAATTGATCTCTTTTGGAGTCAGAAGGGTGGTGTCTCTGTCACACTGAATTCTTCTTTAATGCATATAATTTAATACACACACAACATGTACGGGAGCTTTCTGAAATAGCACCATCACAAATCTTGGTGTGTTGAGCTATTCACACGCTTTTTTACATTTGGGATTTTGgaaaaattcatgtagctgagCCCACGGTGGGATTAAGGTTTTATATGTTGTTGTTGGGATTTTGAAAAGTGATGCCTTGCAAGAGATGAAAATTGTAACCTTGTGGAACATTTTTAAGGTAGGTGGCTCTTTGAGATCTTCTTCAATGACATTTTCTTTGCAATTAAATTGGGTAATTGTGTCGTtcacaatgaaaaataattaagtttggATGATATTATGATTTTCTCATTGGTCAACATCTGCAATATTGTATTCAGCTCATTGCTTTTGCTTGCATTTGCATTTGGAATGGCTATGCACAAGTTGTTAGTAGTAATATAGTCACACAATCAAATAAACAGATATACTTTTTTGTTCTCATAATTGGAAGAAGCCAGAGAAGTTCCTGTTCAATTTTCTCCAGCAAAACTTCGTCCTGGATCTCCTAATTGAAGTGCCAAAGAGAGTTGAAAGCAAAAATCTTTCCGTTTACAGGCTGATGACATTTATTGAGAATGTGAAGTCAACCGTGGGTTACCAAAGATTTCtaggtttttgttttattttcttgggATCTACAGAAGTGGGACAATTGGAAAATATAAGGCccaaaaattacttaattttcaCTTGATGGTTGTGACTAGATGAAGTGTTCTACTAAGTCTCAGAGAGATTAATCTCATGTTGGTTGCAATGCATGctgaaatatcaaaaattcaatCTTAGGGCCTCTTCAAAATTGAAGCATTTAGGGTTATATTGGAATAGACTTTGGCCTCTCATGAACTGCAGTTGGACTTAATGAAGCTGTTAAATAAAGGGCATCTccagtgcatgaggctccccTCTTTGCGAGGGTTAGGGAAGGGTTGTTCCTGTATGCAACCTTACCTTTTctttgcaaagaggctatttCAACCACTTGAATGACCAGCTACAAAGGAGCAATCTTATCATTGCTATCAATGTTTGCCCTCAATGATGCTATTAAATAgatgagaaaaaattgaaaatctctTATTTTCTGACTTGCTTTATGGATTTCCTCAAAAAGTTTTTGCATGCATTTGGGTAATTTACATTGCCTGTATGCTACTTGTAACTgatgggagtgatatttgtcctaaattttttttgatgttGGCAGTTGAATAAGGTTTGTGATATTTTGTCATATGAAGAATGGCCCATTCTCTGGGATTTAGAATTTGTAACTGTTGGCATTCTACATATTCTCTTGAGAGTGAAGAGAGCAGAGAGGATCTATGACGTGAAATAATGATCAATTGTTCACAACCAGCTCATTGAAAAGTTTAAGCTCTTGAAGTGAAATGTAACTCACATATTTTTCTTAGCACTACCCCTCACATGGTCACATTAGCCATGAACGTCAATGCATATTTGTTTGGAAGTGAATATACTTTTGTTTTTAGTTATAAAGGACCAAGGGAGGTGGAGAGTATAGCTTGCCTGCTTTGGTACCTGTAAATTGTTACCCAATAAAGCATCAATTTATTTAGAAGTTTAAGCTATTTAGAAGgctgtaatttatttattttgacaaaaatgtTCAATTGTGTATATTGGTAATATATTAGCAATGTCCCAAAAGCTTTAATCATctatttcatctttatttctttgttttctgtttgttttgtgtttGGTCTTTGTCTTAACTAGTGTCTACCCCTTCTAAGAAAGAATcgtcaaaagaaaaaatttatagaaGACCCACCTATGTGATTCTATAGATTGTATTTAGACTGTGTGTAGATTCtggttttgtttttccttttgaatttgattttcaaaaactattctTAACACTGATATTTTGGTTCTGTTATTCTGTCGTTCTTAGTATGACAGTTGTAATTGTTTTTCAGGTTCTCTTTTAATGTTGGAATTCCCTTTCTTGAATTTGTGGAATTACAGTTTCTAGCATACTCCAGCTCTTGCTGAAAAAAACAGGGAGTAGAAACAAAACGTAGGTTACTGTCTTTTACTTATTCATCGAGCTTTTTTTGGGTAGAAATTGTTCTAATGAAGTTTCATTTGTCAATATCCAGGAAGACTGCTTTCAAGCTATGAGTGTGGATTCAGAGAAACCTACCTTAAATGGCATTGAAAATCCTTTGATATCAGAAGAGCAGCAGGGAAAGGTATAAACTGTATAATAAATTGCATGCTTCCCTAGTGTTCGTGAAACACTTCTGCTCTATGTTGAAACTTAATAATTGGCAGTGCAAGTATTACTCTTAGAGGTATTAAGAAGATTCATCAACTTCAAACTTTCTGATGTTTGCAGATTAATGAGGTGAGAAGGGCACTTGGGCCATTGCCCTCAAAGTTGTCTATTTATTGTTCTGATGCGTCAATATCCAGACACTTGAGAGCACGGAGTTGGAATGTCAAGAAggcaattaaaatgataaaagagaCCTTGAAATGGAGAGGGAAATATAAGCCAGAAGAGATTAGATGGGTAATCATTTAGCTTGctgttgattttttaaatatctctGAATCCATGAATTATTTTTGTGGCATTTGATTCCTGATTCAGTTTAGCATGGAACTTCTACTTTCTTGTGATGAGATTTCAGCATTCTGATGAGGCTGCTAGGTTTGCCAAACTAGTAGACCATTCTCATATTCTCTCTCCAATTTTTGGGTCTgactaatttttctttctctgctGAGAATGTTTTGATAACAAGGATGCCATTCTCAGTCACATCCCTTTGACATATACATACATTATTCTCTTCATACCGATTTGTAAATTTTGTTCTATTCAAGTACCacaatttattaattgttatgtTGGGATCTTCGATTATTATGGTGCTTGAGAAATAATTGTTTGTTTAATAATGGAGTTATTTTTTTGTGGAGGGAAGGAGCTACATGTATGTGGGTTACACACatatcttaatattttgtattactTCTGATGATCTTTGTCGTCTTCTTCTTATTGAAGTTTTtgcatgaaaattttaatttgttgtttgtttgatagttcataatattaattttgttcaaTTCTAGCATTGTTGATATTTGTCAAGGTTGTTTTTCGATCTTTAAAAtagtttagtttattttatGCAGGATGAGGTTGCCAAGGAGGCAGAAACAGGAAAAATTTACAGGTCAACTTATGTAGACAAGCATGGGAGAACAGTTCTTGTCATGAGACCAAGTTGCCAGGTCAACTTTCCGTCATGCTTGCTCCTGTCTCTGTAAACATAGTTTGCAGTTGAAACTTGCCATAGGAAGAGATGCTTCTTGATATCTGGTTATATAGATTATCTTAATCGTCATAGATCTgtcattttgaatttcaaaagtaGCTCAAATGGTTCCTATCATTATGAGTATTATCATTAGAATGCTACTCTTAGCTGATAAATGTAATGTTTGCTTTTTGCATATTTTCTAAGTGCCTGGTTGGATGagctttcattttcattttctgttttgagttctcgttttcactattttgaaaatgaaaacagaaaaatgggGTGTGACTACtctttttagttttcaaaaaattttgaaagcaAGAAAAAGTTGTTTTCATTATTCTCATTTTGGTTCCTAACAGAGTTGTTTTGTATGTTATGTTTGGCCTGGTTAGTATCTATTGCTGCTGTTCCTAAAATTCTAGTTTAGAAAGGATGATCAATGCCTCTTCTCACTCTTCCTTAACACATCAAGCATTTGTTTTACTGCAGAACTCAAAGTCTGTTAAAGGACAAATTAGGTACTTGGTATATTGCATGGAGAATGCTATAATGAATCTGCCACAAAACCAGGAACAGATGGTCTGGCTGATTGATTTCCACGGCTTCAATTTGTCTAATATCTCCATCAAGGTGACACGGGAAACAGCCAATGTATTGCAAGATCATTATCCTGAGAGGCTGGGCCTTGCAGTATTATACAATCCGCCCAAGTTTTTCGAACCATTCTGGACGGTACATCCATTTACCTTCTTCCATTTTTGATCTTATGAGTATCATCTTAACTTTTGATATAGAATTGTTTCTGCTTAATAATAATGAGTAATACAAATAGACTTTCAAATGGTCTTTGAGTAATGTTTTGCACTCTAAGTTAATAGATCTTTTAGTCCTAGAGTAAATTGTATATTAGTTTCCGGTTAGATAATTGATGTAGGACAGAGAAGTAGAAATAGGAATTAGTactgtttattttatttcttttgttttaccTTCAGTTCTtcttggtgttgtttcattttccTAGGCCTCTATAGTCATCTGTCCTTTCAGTTCGTATCTCTTTTTGTCCACTATCATCATAAATGCCAACAAGCATGCCAACAAGCTTGCCTTTTCCGTATCCATGTTTCTGCCACCTCATTCAGCAGTTTCTTTGAGTGTTCCTCGGTCTTTAAGCAGCTTGAGAGCACCAGACAACCCTTTCCTAACAGTTGCTTCATGAGTCACTTAATCTGGTACCATCTCCTCTTTACCCTCAAAAGCAGGGGATCCCTCTTAGCAGTATGTTTTACCTGCGCCCAACCATCAtccttctcttttgtttcttgatcCAAGACTTTCGGTGCCTCATCTTCTTCCATGAGAACGTCTTCACCATCAAGCTGATGGCCCCGGACAGATTTTTCCATCTCTCTGAAGATAACCTTGTTTTCTTGGGTTGCTCTAGAGTCTAGATGCAGGGTCATGATCATCTGCAGTTGAATTGCTGGCAGTTGAAGAGGCACAAGGAGGGCAATGACCAGATGCTGCCACCACATCTTGCTTCTTGAGAGCTAATTTTCTTGCTCTTTCTAATGATTTATGGAGATCTTTGTCATCATCGCCAAAAACTTAATTATCAGCTTCCTCTGTTTTGACAGCAAGAGTTTGCTTCAGTTGCAGAGCTTTAGATGCCTCATTGGCTTTGGCATATGCAACTTGGTATGCATTAATTCTTATTTCAGCCTCAGATTTCTCTTGTTCCTCTCTATGGCCTGCCTCCTTTCATCATTTCAAGAACCAAGATCCCCAATTCCGAGACCAGCAGATACAGCTTTAGCTTGGCATCTATATCCAGCTTTCCTTTTTTCATCAaggatttatttttcttgggcTTTTTTAACTGAAGCATTTCTTCATGAGTGTAACAATCAGACGCAATTTTCAGGGATGAACTAAGATCTTCAGATTGATTGTTTGTTGAAACCCCCCTGTATTCTTCCCTGGAGATCCTCTAGTTTCTTCTTGGCATCACCACTGAAATGTCCACTTGCGTCTAGAGTTACACCCAAGTCAACAACTGGATCATCATATTGTTGAACAATCTTCCTTTCAGAACCTGGCTCA from Diospyros lotus cultivar Yz01 chromosome 4, ASM1463336v1, whole genome shotgun sequence includes the following:
- the LOC127800368 gene encoding uncharacterized protein LOC127800368, whose amino-acid sequence is MSVDSEKPTLNGIENPLISEEQQGKINEVRRALGPLPSKLSIYCSDASISRHLRARSWNVKKAIKMIKETLKWRGKYKPEEIRWDEVAKEAETGKIYRSTYVDKHGRTVLVMRPSCQNSKSVKGQIRYLVYCMENAIMNLPQNQEQMVWLIDFHGFNLSNISIKVTRETANVLQDHYPERLGLAVLYNPPKFFEPFWTVVKPFLEPKTVNKVKFVYSDDPTQKILEDLFDMDQLESSFGGKDMTGFDINKYAERMKEDDKRIPSFWAEGNVGEAAHQPALTIASSSNPMMSDSDSDTLDEKEDKVSSHEGDSEEVYPDDNLPVTNGSSNAPAEV